A window of Ignavibacteriales bacterium genomic DNA:
AAATTAAAGATTTGACGCACTTTAGCGTCTCTAAATTACTCGGCATGATGCGAACCTTTCTATCAAACTCCGATTTAACTTTAAGAGAAAGTGTTTCCACTGCCTCAGCTTCCGTAGTATAAACAAAATCCTTACCCATCTCTAAAATTTTCAAAGACAGATACAAATCATCAACCACAGGTTCATTTTCAGGCATAGGTGTGAAGAGATTTCTTTTTATACTGTAAATTCCACCGTTTGCTCCAATAAGAACGCCTAATTTCCCTTCATCATTTTTTATCCAGGACTCGTAATCCCAATATTTTTTTTTCCTGATTCCCGGTTTCGAAATTATCTAAACCTTCAATAAGTTTGAAGCCTCCCACAAACGCCGCCTACTCTGGAGTCTGCGTAATATTTAACCAGGTTTTTAAAACATCTTTATTGTAAATAGTATTGGAGTCACAAAAGACCAATATCTCATTCTTTGCAAGTTTTACGATATCATTGAGTACAAATTTTTTCCCTCTTCTTTTATCAAAAAAAACATAATTAAGATTATTGTGCATCACCCCGATTTTTTTTAGTATCTCATTTGTATCGTCTGTTGAATTATCCGAGCCAACTATTATTTCCAATTTATCAGGAGGATACTCAGACGCAAATAAATTAAGAATAGTTTTCTCAAGTACCATTGCCTCATTGTAAGCAGAAATTAATATTGATATTTGTGGTTTAAAAGCATTATTAGTTTTATAATTTTTATGATAAAAGAGAGCTAATAATTTAATTGATACGGGATATAAAACGTAAGTATGCAGAATAAGGAAGATGCAGATAGAAAATATGATAATAAGAATATTCATTTTAATAAATTTTGAACCAGACAATTATTGAAGAAATAAAACCATCTTAGAGTCAAATCCTTCGCCAATATTAAAATTATATTTTTCATTGCATTACTTTGATCTTCAGCATCCCCAGACTTAAAGTAGACTCCAGAATTTGTTTCTTGTACAATTCTTTTTATTGGAATAGCATCTGAGACAATAACTGGTTTTGCCATATACATATACTCAAAAGTTTATGTGGTATAGTAGTGATATCAAAGTCGTTATTCTTCTGTGGTATCATACATATTTTGTTTTTCAATAAACTTTGGAATTAAACTATGACAGCCATTTCATAAAAGTTATGGATTTAATTAAACCTATTTTTTAAGTATAATCTATTAAATAGTTACGATAAACTCCATCACCAATAATTAACATTTGTGCGTCAATTCCAAATTTTGGAAATACTTGACCGAATTTATAGCGGTCAATAAATCTCTGTCTGGACTGATGGTCCCTGTATAAAGAATGACTGGCTTATCGTCAAAGCTATAACCAAGAATTTCTGTTGAGGTATCATTTGAGATGAAGTTTTCATAATCAATAGTGTTTGAGACTACAAATACTTTTTGCGGGATTATATCCACTTTTAATTAATCGTTCCCGACCTTCCTCGATTACTACTATTACTCTATCCGCAAATTTCAAACACAAGTGTTCCAATACTTTTCAGATGATGATTCTTAAATATGTAATTTATTAAGCCTTTCTTTTGAAAATATTTCAATGCTTCGGGATAATTTTCGTGCATATCATAAATAATAGGCAACCGGAAAAAAAATTAATCATCAAAGCCAATGGCACCATCGGTAAATCGTGAGCATGAATAATTTTCGGCTTAATCCTAATGACAGTGAGAATACTTAAGAACATATCTAGGATTAAGAAAAAAGGGAAATTAAAAATTTTATTTAAAACGATAGGAACTAAAAAGTGCTTTTACCCTCTCAATTCTGCAATAAGGAAAATCTGGAGATTTTTTTTTATCATATTGATTGCAAATAATTGTAATCTCATATCCATTTTCTGATAGAGTCTTAATTTCTTTTCAATTCTGATATCCGGTGGAAAGACCGTTTGAGAAAGCATCAGGATATTTTTCTAGTATTCCAAGCTCCTGCCGATTCATCTCGTTTTTAAATTGATTAGATGGATAATAAAAAAGGTTTTCTAAATTACTCATAGCGCGAATAAGTATTCTTTTATCCAGCCGTACCAAGGCAAATAAAAAAAATATGGGAATACGGATTAACATTCCCAAATAATGTGCAAATACAGCTAAGGAAAATTTCACGCCTTTAAAATGTTTCTGATAATATTTGATTGTTGCAACCGATTCGTTTCTATATCTCCTAAATAAATTGTTATTTGCGGTCCCACCTTTCAAATGAATGATAGCTGTATCGGGCAGATAGTAAATATTTCCTCCTCTTTTTCGATATCTATAACATAGGTCAGTCTCCTCATTATAGAATGTAAATCTTTCATCAAAACCACCAATATTTATTAATTCTGAACGTGCT
This region includes:
- a CDS encoding glycosyltransferase; amino-acid sequence: MNILIIIFSICIFLILHTYVLYPVSIKLLALFYHKNYKTNNAFKPQISILISAYNEAMVLEKTILNLFASEYPPDKLEIIVGSDNSTDDTNEILKKIGVMHNNLNYVFFDKRRGKKFVLNDIVKLAKNEILVFCDSNTIYNKDVLKTWLNITQTPE